The DNA sequence TTGGAGAAGCTGCGGCTGCTGTTCGCCACCGTGCTGGAGGACGTCGGGCACAGCGCGGTCGAGCTGGCGATGCTCGCGGCCAAGGACGACCCGGCCGTCGCGCCCGTGCTCGGCCGCGTCACCGAGCGCCGCGTCGCCTGCCTGGAGGAGCTGTTCGCCGGACTCGGGTTCGCCGCCGACGTGGCCCGGCGGCGGGCCGTGCTCGCCCACTCGGTCTACCTGGGGCAGGCGCAACTGCTGTCGGCGGCACCGGACGTGGTCGCCGCCCGGCGTGCGCTGGTGGAGGAGACGCTGACCGCGGTGCTGTGCCGTGGCTGAGCCGTTCCGGTTCGGCATCCGGGTCAAGCCGGGCGCGAAGCGCGAGGCCGTCGGCGGTCGGTGGGGTGACGGCGCGCTGGTCGTCGCGGTCGCCGCGCCCGCCGTGGAGGGCAAGGCGAACGAGGCCGTGCGCAGGGCGCTGGCCAAGGCGTTCGGCGTGCGCAGGCAGGACGTCGAGGTGGTCGCGGGCGAGCGCGGCCGGGACAAGGTCGTGCAGGTCGACCCGGCCCCGGCCGGTGCCGCCGAGGTGTTGGCGCGGCTGCTGGACGGCTAGGCAGCCAGCGTCCACACCGCGTGCGCGATGGCGTCGGTGTTGCGGTCCAGCGCGGTCGCGTTCACGTTCGACGAGGTGTCGCACGAGCGGTGGTAGCAGCGGTCGAACGCCACGCCCGCCGAGCCGCCCCACTTCTGCGCCTGGGCGGAGGTCTTGATGCCCTCCGCGCCGGTGAACGTGCCGCCGACCGGGATGCCCGCCCGCGCGAACGCCGCGTGGTCGGACCGGCCGCCCACGCTGGTCAGCTCGGTCGGCACGCCGATCGAGCCGAAGTAGCCCTGCAACGTCTGCTGGAGCGCGAGCGAGCCCGACGGCTGCCCGGACGCGCTGTAGACGAAGTAGCCGGGGTTCGGCGAGCCGATCATGTCGAAGTTGAGGTACGCGTCGATCCGCGACCGGTCCGTTGTGGACAGCGAGTTCACGTAGTACGTGGAGCCGACCAGGCCGAGCTCCTCCGCGCCCCACCACGCGAAGCGCAGGTGCTTGGTGGGCTGGAACCCGCTGGAGCGCACGGCCAGCGCGACCTCCAGCAGGCCGGCCGAGCCGGTGCCGTTGTCGTTGATGCCCGGACCGGCCGACACGCTGTCGAGGTGCCCGCCGGCCATGACCACGTTGTTCAGGTCGCCGCCGGGCCAGTCGGCGATCAGGTTGTAGCCGGTGGCGCCGCTGCTGGTGAACGACTGCACCCTGGTGGTGAACCCGGCGGCGTCCAACTTGGACTTCACCCAGTTCACCGAGGCGAGGTAGCCCGGGCGGCCGTGCGCCCGGTTGCCGCCGTTGGCGGTGGCGATGCTCTGGAGCCGGCCCAGGTCGGCCTGGACGGCGGAGACCGGGATGTCGGGCCCGGCCAGGGTGGACGGCGGCGCGGCGGTGGCCGAGCCGAGGCCGGAGCCGAGGAGCGCGCCGGTGACGACCAGCGCGGTGGAGATCGTTCGCAGCTTCACGGTGTGTCTCCCGCAGGGTGTGGAGGTGACCGGGGCGGCGGACCCGATCGTCAACATGCACGGGTTCGCATGGTTCGCGCTAGCGACGTTCGGCTGGTGACGCTGCGTGGGGTGCCGGATTCGTCCATTTCGGTGTCGTCGGGGGAGAATGACACCGTCGAGTGATGTCACGGGACGACGGCCTGGAGGTCGAGTGGGCGGTGTGACGGGCTACCTGGGCATCGCCGCCGGCGTACTCCTGCTCTCGGTCATCGCGGTGAGGGTGTCGATCAGGCTCGGTCTGCCGTCCCTCCTGCTCTACCTCGGCATCGGGCTGCTGCTCGGCGAAGCCGTGGTGGGCATCCAGTTCGAGGACGCCGACCTGACCCGCTCGCTGGGCACGGTCGCGCTCGTGCTGATCCTCACCGAAGGTGGTCTGACCACCCGGTGGAGCGCGGTGAAACCCGCGCTGGGGCTCGGCATCACGCTGTCCACGGTGGCCGTCGGCGTGAGCATCGCGGTGACCGGGTTCGCGCTGCACTTCCTGCTGGACATGGACTGGCGCACGGCCCTGCTGTGGGGCGCGGTGCTGTCGTCCACCGACGCGGCGGCGGTGTTCAGCGTGCTGCGCGGCGTCGGCGTCGGCAAGCGGCTCATCGGCGCGCTCGAACTGGAGTCCGGCATCAACGACGCGCCGGTCTACATCGCCGTCGTGCTGCTGGCCGCACCCGACCCGATCACGTGGACCGCGCCGCTGCTGATGGTCTACGAGCTGGTCGCGGGCGGGGTGGTCGGGGTCGTGCTCGGCTGGCTCGGCGGGCTCGGGCTGCGCCGGGCCGCGCTGCCCTCCACCGGCCTGTACCCGCTGGCCACGGTCGCGGTGTGCCTGCTCGCCTACACCGTCGGCGACCTCGCGCACGCGTCCGGCTTCCTCGCCGTCTACATCGCCGCCCTCGTGCTCGGCAACGCCCGCCTGCCGCACCGGGCCGACACGCTGTCGTTCGCCGAGGGGCTGGGCTGGATCGCGCAGATCGGGCTGTTCGTGCTGCTCGGCCTGTACGCCTCACCCGACCGGCTGCTCGACGCGCTGGTGCCCGCGCTGGTCGCGGGCGCGGTGCTGGTGCTGCTGGCCCGGCCGCTGTCGGTGCTGTTCGCCGCGCTGCCGTTCCGCGTGCCGTGGCGGGAGCAGGTGTTCGTCTCGTGGTCGGGGCTGCGCGGCGCGGTGCCGATCGTGTTCGCCCTGATCCCGCTGATCCAGGGCGTGCCGGGCGCGCAGCGGCTCGTGGACGCGGTGTTCGTGCTGGTCGTGGTGCTGACCCTGGTGCAGGGCACGTCCCTGCCGTGGCTGGCGAAGTGGCTGCGGCTGGTCAAGTCCGGCGAGGCGCACGAGGTGCAGGTCGACTCGTCCGCGCTGGACCAGCTCGGCGCGGAGCTGCTCCAGGTCCGCATCCAGCGCGGCTCCAAGCTGCACGGCGTGTACCTGTCCGAGCTGCGGCTGCCGCCGGGCTCCTCGGTCAGCCTGGTGGTGCGCGACGACAACGGCTTCACGCCGCAGCCGACGACCCGCCTGCAGGAGCACGACCAGCTGCTGGTGGTGTGCACCGAGGCCAT is a window from the Saccharothrix saharensis genome containing:
- a CDS encoding TetR/AcrR family transcriptional regulator; the encoded protein is MARRTRDDWTEVALRALAEGGVAAVAVEPLAARIGATKGSAYWHFPNREALLKATLERWEREHTEAVTELVEAASGPLEKLRLLFATVLEDVGHSAVELAMLAAKDDPAVAPVLGRVTERRVACLEELFAGLGFAADVARRRAVLAHSVYLGQAQLLSAAPDVVAARRALVEETLTAVLCRG
- a CDS encoding DUF167 domain-containing protein encodes the protein MAEPFRFGIRVKPGAKREAVGGRWGDGALVVAVAAPAVEGKANEAVRRALAKAFGVRRQDVEVVAGERGRDKVVQVDPAPAGAAEVLARLLDG
- a CDS encoding M28 family metallopeptidase; amino-acid sequence: MKLRTISTALVVTGALLGSGLGSATAAPPSTLAGPDIPVSAVQADLGRLQSIATANGGNRAHGRPGYLASVNWVKSKLDAAGFTTRVQSFTSSGATGYNLIADWPGGDLNNVVMAGGHLDSVSAGPGINDNGTGSAGLLEVALAVRSSGFQPTKHLRFAWWGAEELGLVGSTYYVNSLSTTDRSRIDAYLNFDMIGSPNPGYFVYSASGQPSGSLALQQTLQGYFGSIGVPTELTSVGGRSDHAAFARAGIPVGGTFTGAEGIKTSAQAQKWGGSAGVAFDRCYHRSCDTSSNVNATALDRNTDAIAHAVWTLAA
- a CDS encoding potassium/proton antiporter codes for the protein MTGYLGIAAGVLLLSVIAVRVSIRLGLPSLLLYLGIGLLLGEAVVGIQFEDADLTRSLGTVALVLILTEGGLTTRWSAVKPALGLGITLSTVAVGVSIAVTGFALHFLLDMDWRTALLWGAVLSSTDAAAVFSVLRGVGVGKRLIGALELESGINDAPVYIAVVLLAAPDPITWTAPLLMVYELVAGGVVGVVLGWLGGLGLRRAALPSTGLYPLATVAVCLLAYTVGDLAHASGFLAVYIAALVLGNARLPHRADTLSFAEGLGWIAQIGLFVLLGLYASPDRLLDALVPALVAGAVLVLLARPLSVLFAALPFRVPWREQVFVSWSGLRGAVPIVFALIPLIQGVPGAQRLVDAVFVLVVVLTLVQGTSLPWLAKWLRLVKSGEAHEVQVDSSALDQLGAELLQVRIQRGSKLHGVYLSELRLPPGSSVSLVVRDDNGFTPQPTTRLQEHDQLLVVCTEAMRTATEQRIRAVDRAGRFARWKGDVGLP